A genome region from Mercenaria mercenaria strain notata chromosome 11, MADL_Memer_1, whole genome shotgun sequence includes the following:
- the LOC123532164 gene encoding T-cell-specific guanine nucleotide triphosphate-binding protein 2-like produces the protein MEHDLWLASKVEESGKLFYFVRSKIDNDMQNDRRAHPRTHNAASKIAEIRQNLEKHLTTFRRKEIYLIDNYDTQAYDFGALARKMIEDSCGIKQDVLALSLACLSREVIEAKRKSLKRMIPLHAYFAAAFTQVVNLSLTSQNPNDYISHEIEYYGKEFGVDTSSLTKVAMVCDLGDDKKETVEELMSSHNKSMSNYLRQSIFHMINYIPLVGSISMFIRYSKHLKKCLDDTAERAIEVHCVLTENLAKKHVS, from the coding sequence ATGGAACATGATCTTTGGCTAGCAAGTAAGGTTGAAGAAAGTGGAAAATTATTCTACTTCGTTCGTTCAAAAATAGACAACGACATGCAAAATGATAGGAGGGCCCATCCAAGAACGCATAACGCGGCTTCTAAGATTGCAGAAATCAGGCAGAACCTTGAAAAACACCTTACCACATTTCGAAGAAAGGAAATTTACCTTATAGACAATTACGATACACAAGCCTACGATTTTGGAGCTTTAGCAAGAAAAATGATTGAGGACTCGTGCGGAATTAAACAAGATGTGTTGGCTTTATCATTGGCCTGTCTTTCAAGGGAGGTTATAGAAGCCAAAAGGAAAAGTCTGAAACGCATGATTCCACTACATGCTTACTTCGCTGCTGCATTTACCCAAGTTGTGAATTTAAGCCTTACTTCTCAAAATCCAAATGATTATATTTCACATGAGATCGAATACTATGGGAAGGAGTTCGGAGTCGACACCAGTTCATTGACTAAAGTAGCAATGGTTTGCGATTTAGgagatgataaaaaagaaactgtaGAGGAGTTGATGTCCTCTCATAATAAATCTATGTCAAATTATCTGCGACAGTCAATATTTCATATGATTAACTACATACCTCTCGTTGGTAGCATTTCAATGTTTATTAGATATTCAAAACACTTGAAGAAATGCCTTGATGATACAGCGGAACGAGCGATTGAAGTACACTGTGTCCTAACAGAAAATCTCGCAAAGAAACATGTTTCTTAA